From one Candidatus Limnocylindrales bacterium genomic stretch:
- a CDS encoding enoyl-CoA hydratase/isomerase family protein, giving the protein MRYTQILAERRDAVCVVTLNRPDKLNAWRPHMASELAEAFGAANEDPSIGAIVMTGAGRGFCAGADMDATFKTRIDGRDPGENTAGGDGGMPAGLDWVDLCRKSKPLIAAVGGAAVGVGMTMILPFDVLVASEKAKFGMFFIKMGLVPELGSTHLLVQRVGWGKASHLCLSGRLCDGEEAAAIGLVDELTAHERLLERAVEVAAEIAANPDPQLRMIKQLLTQNAADGDLRAVQERETLLLRECWKSAEHKEAVEAFLARRPARFR; this is encoded by the coding sequence ATGCGATACACCCAGATCCTCGCCGAGCGCCGCGATGCCGTCTGCGTCGTCACGCTCAACCGTCCCGACAAGCTCAACGCATGGAGGCCGCACATGGCGAGCGAGCTCGCCGAGGCCTTCGGCGCTGCTAATGAGGATCCGTCCATCGGCGCCATCGTCATGACCGGTGCCGGCCGGGGCTTCTGCGCCGGTGCCGACATGGACGCCACGTTCAAGACGCGCATCGACGGGCGCGATCCCGGCGAGAACACCGCCGGCGGCGACGGCGGCATGCCGGCAGGCCTGGACTGGGTGGACCTGTGCCGCAAGTCGAAACCTCTCATCGCGGCGGTAGGCGGCGCGGCCGTCGGCGTGGGCATGACCATGATCCTGCCCTTCGACGTCCTCGTGGCGTCGGAGAAAGCGAAGTTCGGTATGTTCTTCATCAAGATGGGTCTGGTGCCCGAGCTCGGCAGCACGCATCTGCTGGTGCAGCGCGTGGGATGGGGAAAGGCGAGCCATCTTTGTCTGTCGGGCAGGCTTTGCGACGGTGAAGAGGCCGCTGCCATCGGTCTGGTCGACGAGCTGACGGCGCACGAGAGGCTGCTGGAACGGGCCGTCGAAGTGGCTGCCGAGATCGCGGCCAACCCGGACCCACAGCTTCGCATGATCAAGCAGCTGCTGACGCAGAACGCCGCCGACGGCGACCTGCGCGCGGTGCAGGAACGCGAAACACTGCTGCTGCGCGAGTGCTGGAAGAGTGCCGAACACAAGGAAGCCGTGGAGGCGTTCCTGGCCAGGCGCCCTGCGCGCTTCCGCTGA
- a CDS encoding acyl-CoA thioesterase domain-containing protein, which produces MTNDLASLLDLAPHGCDVYVGEGSSYPWGGLYGGHIVAQALRAAAHSVEDGLLPHSLRAYFIRRGDNSEPVRYELDRIRNGRSFATRRVVARQSVGAILNLEASFQRAEESADIQTVAFPQGLPASGVLPATSWTDLFDRRPIPETSLVASAGAGRVAAWMKVAGDLGEDQLLQRCALAYLSDDLPTEAVVRSWPDAKKLIDSGQWPFNASLDHTVWFHRPLRADRWHLHDLSCHGLVSGRGLAIGHVFSEEGVHVATVAQEALVRLPR; this is translated from the coding sequence ATGACGAACGACCTGGCCTCGCTGCTCGATCTGGCGCCGCACGGGTGCGACGTCTACGTCGGCGAAGGCTCGAGCTATCCATGGGGCGGCCTCTACGGCGGCCACATCGTCGCGCAGGCGCTGCGTGCTGCGGCCCATAGCGTCGAGGACGGGCTGCTGCCGCATTCGCTGCGCGCCTACTTCATCCGCCGCGGCGACAACAGCGAGCCGGTTCGCTACGAGCTCGACCGCATCCGCAACGGGCGCAGCTTCGCCACGCGGCGCGTGGTCGCACGCCAATCGGTCGGCGCCATCCTGAATCTCGAAGCGTCCTTCCAGCGAGCCGAGGAGAGCGCCGACATCCAGACCGTGGCTTTCCCGCAGGGACTTCCTGCCTCGGGCGTCCTTCCTGCCACGTCCTGGACCGACCTGTTCGACCGGCGTCCGATTCCCGAAACCTCGCTGGTCGCATCGGCCGGGGCCGGCCGCGTCGCGGCATGGATGAAAGTGGCCGGCGATCTCGGCGAGGATCAGCTGCTTCAGCGATGCGCCCTCGCCTATCTCTCCGACGATCTGCCGACCGAGGCCGTGGTGCGGTCGTGGCCCGATGCGAAGAAGCTCATCGATTCGGGCCAATGGCCATTCAACGCCAGCCTCGACCACACCGTCTGGTTCCACCGGCCGCTGCGCGCGGATCGCTGGCATCTGCACGACCTGTCCTGTCACGGCCTCGTCAGCGGCCGCGGCCTGGCCATCGGACACGTCTTCTCCGAAGAAGGCGTGCACGTGGCCACGGTGGCGCAGGAGGCTCTGGTCAGGCTGCCGCGCTGA
- a CDS encoding sulfotransferase gives MHQRHPDDAAALRKRLRYVRISSDRLDLSLFPDFLIIGPQRTGTTWLHANLREHPEIFLSEPKELYFFSRLKSRDSARFESDELDWYLSFFDEPLWHRLYRQWRTYRRHGRLYRPLARGEATASYAAMDDDLIAEIAAISADVKIIMMVRDPVDRAWSHAKKDLVRNRGRRMADVADAEFQQFFADPYQLRCAQYEENLARWQAHFGAANVFVGSFDDVEGRPEELLARVTAFLGVSSDPRYIDPQLVRSAVNPTGQSEVPERYRRYLEQLLAEPIASWKRNFAR, from the coding sequence ATGCATCAGCGCCATCCCGATGACGCAGCCGCCCTGCGCAAGCGGCTGCGGTACGTGCGCATCTCCAGCGATCGGCTCGACCTGTCGCTGTTTCCCGACTTCCTCATCATCGGTCCGCAGCGCACGGGCACGACGTGGCTGCACGCCAATCTGCGCGAGCATCCCGAAATCTTCCTGAGCGAGCCGAAGGAGCTGTACTTCTTCAGCCGGCTCAAGAGCAGGGACAGCGCGCGCTTCGAATCGGACGAGCTGGACTGGTACCTCTCCTTCTTCGACGAGCCGCTCTGGCACCGGCTATACAGGCAATGGCGCACGTATCGGCGCCACGGCCGGCTGTACCGGCCGCTCGCGCGCGGCGAGGCCACGGCCAGCTATGCCGCCATGGACGACGATCTCATCGCGGAGATCGCCGCCATCTCGGCCGACGTCAAGATCATCATGATGGTGCGCGACCCGGTCGACCGCGCCTGGTCGCATGCCAAGAAGGACCTGGTACGCAATCGCGGCCGCAGGATGGCTGACGTCGCCGACGCCGAATTCCAGCAATTCTTTGCAGACCCCTACCAGCTCCGTTGCGCGCAGTACGAGGAGAACCTGGCGCGCTGGCAGGCGCACTTCGGCGCGGCCAACGTCTTCGTCGGCTCCTTCGATGACGTCGAGGGGCGGCCCGAAGAGCTGCTCGCCCGCGTCACCGCCTTCCTCGGTGTTTCCTCCGATCCCCGCTACATCGATCCGCAGCTCGTGCGCAGCGCCGTCAATCCGACCGGCCAGTCCGAAGTGCCCGAGCGATACCGGCGCTACCTCGAGCAGCTGCTGGCGGAGCCGATCGCGAGCTGGAAGCGCAACTTCGCGCGGTAG
- the glgB gene encoding 1,4-alpha-glucan branching protein GlgB — translation MPQQPRDPHAFAGQLGEVDLHLFNAGQHTKLYEKMGAHPASCGGEVGTIFRVWAPNARKVSLIGSFNHWTRGKHELALTGSSGIWEGFFPGIERGALYKYAITSNLADAVLEKSDPFAIHCEAPPRTASVVWDLHYRWGDDEWMSTRGGRNSLRAPISIYEMHLGSWRRGGDHGERPMTYREMAVPLAEHVRSHGFTHVELLPVMEHPFTGSWGYQVTGYFAPTSRYGTPQDFMFLVDHLHRNGIGVILDWVPAHFPNDAHGLAMFDGSHLYEHADPRQGFHPDWKSCIFNYGRHEVRSFLLSSALFWLDLFHIDGLRVDGVASMLYLDYSRKEGEWIPNKHGGRENLEAIDLLRAMNEAVYAAFPDVQTYAEESTSWPMVSRPVYLGGLGFGMKWDMGWMHDTLSYMQKEPVHRRWHHNQLTFRSLYAFHENFVLPLSHDEVVYGKGSLLGKMPGDEWQQFANLRLLYALMYAQPGKKLLFMGAELAQRSEWNHDGALDWSLCDQPLHRGIGAFLSHLNRTYAGEPALHELDVDASGFEWIEADDAELGVLSFARRSSDDACLIVAAFNTTPVPRYNYRLGVRHEGRWREIVNSDAKEYGGSGQGNLGLVETSPVSCHGRPHSLIVTVPPLGAVFLKREH, via the coding sequence ATGCCGCAGCAGCCACGCGACCCCCACGCCTTCGCCGGACAGCTCGGCGAAGTCGACCTCCACCTCTTCAACGCGGGACAGCACACGAAGCTGTACGAGAAGATGGGCGCGCATCCTGCGAGCTGCGGCGGGGAGGTCGGCACGATCTTCCGCGTGTGGGCGCCCAATGCCAGGAAGGTTTCACTCATCGGCAGCTTCAATCACTGGACGCGCGGCAAGCACGAGCTGGCACTCACCGGCAGCTCCGGCATCTGGGAAGGCTTCTTCCCCGGCATCGAACGCGGCGCGCTCTACAAGTACGCCATCACCTCGAATCTTGCCGACGCGGTCCTGGAGAAGTCCGATCCATTCGCCATCCACTGCGAAGCGCCGCCGCGCACGGCTTCGGTCGTCTGGGATCTGCACTACCGCTGGGGCGACGATGAATGGATGAGCACGCGCGGCGGACGCAACTCGCTGCGAGCGCCGATCTCCATCTACGAAATGCATCTCGGCTCCTGGCGCCGCGGCGGCGACCACGGCGAACGCCCGATGACATACCGCGAAATGGCGGTGCCGCTGGCCGAGCACGTGCGCAGCCACGGCTTCACGCACGTGGAGCTGCTGCCGGTGATGGAGCATCCGTTCACGGGCTCGTGGGGCTACCAGGTCACCGGCTACTTCGCTCCGACCAGCCGTTACGGCACGCCCCAGGATTTCATGTTCCTGGTCGACCATCTCCACCGCAACGGCATCGGCGTCATCCTGGACTGGGTGCCGGCGCATTTTCCGAACGACGCCCACGGGCTGGCGATGTTCGACGGCAGCCACCTCTACGAGCACGCCGACCCGCGCCAGGGCTTCCACCCGGACTGGAAGAGCTGCATCTTCAACTACGGGCGCCACGAGGTGCGCTCCTTCCTGCTCTCGAGCGCGCTGTTCTGGCTCGACCTCTTCCACATCGACGGTCTGCGCGTGGACGGCGTGGCCTCGATGCTCTACCTCGACTACTCGCGAAAGGAAGGCGAGTGGATTCCCAACAAGCACGGCGGCCGCGAGAACCTCGAAGCCATCGACCTGCTGCGCGCCATGAACGAGGCCGTCTACGCCGCCTTCCCCGACGTGCAGACCTACGCCGAAGAGTCGACGTCGTGGCCGATGGTGTCACGGCCCGTCTATCTCGGCGGTCTCGGCTTCGGCATGAAATGGGACATGGGATGGATGCACGACACCCTGTCCTACATGCAGAAGGAGCCCGTGCACCGCCGGTGGCACCACAACCAGCTCACGTTCCGGTCGCTGTACGCGTTCCACGAGAACTTCGTGCTGCCGCTGTCTCATGACGAGGTCGTGTACGGAAAGGGCTCGCTGCTCGGCAAGATGCCCGGCGACGAATGGCAGCAGTTCGCCAACCTGCGCCTGCTATACGCTCTGATGTACGCGCAGCCGGGGAAGAAGCTGCTGTTTATGGGCGCCGAGCTGGCGCAGCGCAGCGAATGGAACCACGACGGCGCCCTGGACTGGAGCCTTTGCGACCAGCCTCTGCACCGCGGCATCGGGGCCTTCCTGTCGCATCTGAACCGGACGTACGCCGGTGAGCCGGCGCTCCACGAGCTCGACGTCGACGCCAGCGGCTTCGAATGGATCGAGGCGGACGATGCCGAGCTCGGCGTGCTGTCGTTCGCGCGCCGCTCCAGCGATGACGCGTGCCTGATCGTCGCCGCCTTCAACACGACACCGGTGCCGCGGTACAACTACCGCCTCGGCGTCCGGCACGAAGGACGCTGGCGCGAGATCGTCAACAGCGACGCCAAGGAGTACGGCGGCAGCGGGCAAGGCAACCTCGGCCTCGTCGAGACGTCGCCGGTGTCATGCCACGGGCGGCCGCATTCGCTGATCGTGACGGTGCCGCCGCTCGGGGCGGTGTTTCTGAAACGGGAGCACTGA
- a CDS encoding sulfotransferase, whose translation MSRDFVTVVSGLPRSGTSMMMRMLAAGGIEPVSDGLRSADEDNPRGYFELERVKKLPDDSEWLAQAVGRSVKVISALLEKLPASYRYRVLFVEREMSEVLASQRRMLERRGEPQRVPDEAMAAMFRKHLDALRQRLKSRADMQVMFMRYDEVVADPRAAAGRIGEFLGGGLDEEAMAQAVDASLYRQRAASSAQR comes from the coding sequence ATGTCGCGCGATTTCGTCACGGTGGTCTCCGGCCTGCCGCGTTCGGGCACGTCGATGATGATGCGGATGCTCGCCGCCGGCGGCATCGAGCCGGTCTCCGATGGCCTGCGCAGCGCCGACGAAGACAACCCGCGCGGCTATTTCGAGCTCGAGCGCGTCAAGAAGCTGCCGGACGACTCCGAATGGCTGGCGCAGGCGGTGGGCCGGTCGGTCAAGGTGATCTCGGCACTGCTGGAGAAGCTGCCGGCGTCGTATCGCTATCGCGTGCTCTTCGTCGAGCGCGAGATGAGCGAGGTGCTCGCGTCGCAGCGCCGCATGCTCGAGCGTCGCGGCGAGCCGCAGCGCGTGCCGGACGAGGCGATGGCGGCGATGTTCCGCAAGCACCTGGATGCATTGCGCCAGCGGCTGAAATCGCGCGCCGACATGCAGGTGATGTTCATGCGCTACGATGAAGTCGTTGCCGACCCGCGCGCGGCAGCGGGGCGCATCGGCGAGTTCCTCGGCGGAGGGCTCGACGAGGAGGCGATGGCGCAGGCGGTGGACGCATCGCTCTACCGGCAGCGCGCCGCTTCTTCGGCCCAACGCTGA
- a CDS encoding radical SAM protein, whose amino-acid sequence MRYEGRIFRPPSEADAYILQATVGCSWNHCTYCDMYRDKTFRVRDLDETLRDVAEAGRRFGTRVEKLFVADGDALILSMQHWERILTAARGAFPAMRRASCYATAINILEKTPQELRRLRELGLSLLYIGPESGDDVTLKRIAKGASFDDHAEAARRAHEAGMAVSAIFLLGAGGIDRSEVHAHESARLATAMDPDFLSALTLTVVEGTPMATLEERGSFTLPPVETMLRELRTIVDEARPTDAVFRTNHASNYLPLAGNLPRDRERIVAVLDDALAGRVRLRPESARGL is encoded by the coding sequence ATGCGCTACGAAGGCCGCATCTTCCGCCCGCCCAGCGAGGCCGACGCCTACATTCTGCAGGCGACCGTCGGCTGCTCGTGGAACCACTGCACCTACTGCGACATGTACCGCGACAAGACCTTCCGCGTGCGCGACCTCGACGAGACGCTGCGCGACGTCGCGGAAGCCGGACGCAGGTTCGGGACGCGCGTCGAAAAGCTGTTCGTCGCCGACGGCGATGCCCTGATCCTGAGCATGCAGCATTGGGAACGTATCCTGACCGCCGCGCGCGGCGCGTTCCCCGCGATGAGGCGTGCCAGCTGCTACGCCACCGCGATCAACATCCTGGAGAAGACGCCGCAGGAGCTGCGCCGCCTGCGCGAGCTCGGTCTGTCGCTGCTCTACATCGGCCCCGAAAGCGGCGACGACGTCACGCTCAAACGAATCGCCAAGGGCGCGAGCTTCGACGACCATGCCGAGGCGGCGCGGCGCGCGCACGAGGCGGGCATGGCGGTATCGGCGATCTTCCTGCTCGGCGCCGGCGGCATCGACCGCAGCGAGGTGCACGCGCACGAGTCGGCGCGCCTGGCCACCGCGATGGACCCCGACTTCCTGTCGGCGCTGACGCTGACCGTGGTCGAAGGGACGCCGATGGCGACGCTGGAGGAGCGCGGCAGCTTCACGCTTCCGCCGGTGGAGACGATGCTGCGCGAGCTGCGCACGATCGTCGACGAAGCACGTCCGACGGACGCCGTCTTTCGCACCAATCACGCGTCGAACTACCTGCCGCTGGCCGGCAACCTGCCGCGCGACCGCGAGCGCATCGTTGCCGTCCTCGACGACGCCCTGGCCGGGCGCGTCCGCCTGCGCCCCGAATCGGCGCGCGGGCTCTGA
- the treS gene encoding maltose alpha-D-glucosyltransferase has protein sequence MRPKRALQAVLPGPDPLWYKDAIIYELHVRAFSDSNGDGIGDFPGLMSKLDYLQDLGVTALWLLPFYPSPLRDDGYDIADYTNVHPSYGTLGDFKKFLNAAHDRGLRVITELAINHTSSDHPWFQRARRSPAGSRARDYYVWSDTPDKYRGVRIIFEDFEHSNWSWDPVARAYYWHRFYSHQPDLNFDSPDVQKAVLRVLDFWMELGVDGLRLDAIPYLFEREGTNCENLPETHQFLKRLRAHVDARYQDRMLLAEANMWPDDAAAYFGDGDECHMNFHFPVMPRLFMSVQLESRYPIVDILKQTPQIPENCQWALFLRNHDELTLEMVTDEDRDYMYRTYAEDPTMRVNLGIRRRLAPLLRLRSKIELMSSLLMSLPGTPVMYYGDELGQGDNVYLGDRNGVRTPMQWSADRNAGFSRASSQRLYLPVISDAEYHYEAVNVDAQQANPESLLWWTKRLIAMRKQHAVFGRGTIEFLDPDNHKVLCFIRSLGDDQMLVVANLSRHAQYVELDLSRYKGQVPIETMGGTEFPPIGDLPYLLTLGGYGFLWFELESPHETAAAPSMTDLPRVEAKSEDALLQGRLSKALDQTLRSHIQKRRWYRSKTRRMKSLRIIDRLPLPSTNARKLALAVVLIEYESDLPEHYVMPLGLAEDGHIDAMMEHTPEACIAHVCLPARNGWRDFLLYDATGSDELATSLLQMLTRKRSISGEGELTLELERDLRTRLARGTEGLHASSGSLEQSNTTLFYGQEVVLKIYRQLQGGMNPDAEVGRFLTRRGFANTPPVLGTIEYEGPGLSGATVGLVQKYVGNQGNAWDMTLEALSRSLEHALSLRHAQASVMPPLEWPLARDEAPPEAVGDMIGSYNEMARRLGQRTAELHAALASDPDDPEFAPEPFAGHYQRSILQAAQDRLARSLQLLKKSMPTLIESARPLAEQVLANSDGIAKALAQTARIKVDTMRIRIHGDLHLGQVLHDGRDFIFIDFEGEPAVSLTVRRLKRSALIDVSGMLRSFHYAATKAYIDPHVRAEDRPLLRPWIDAWCGWVSAAFLGAYMETAGDAPFLPPTAEGRAALIQLHLIEKCAYELAYELNNRPDWVAVPLVGLLEIGARS, from the coding sequence ATGCGCCCGAAACGAGCACTGCAAGCCGTCCTGCCCGGTCCCGACCCGCTCTGGTACAAGGATGCGATCATCTACGAGCTGCACGTCCGCGCCTTCAGCGACTCCAACGGCGACGGCATCGGCGACTTTCCCGGGCTGATGAGCAAGCTCGACTACCTGCAGGATCTGGGCGTCACGGCGCTGTGGCTGCTGCCGTTCTACCCCTCGCCGCTGCGCGACGACGGCTACGACATCGCCGATTACACCAACGTGCACCCGTCGTACGGCACGCTGGGCGATTTCAAGAAGTTCCTGAACGCCGCGCACGACCGCGGCCTGCGCGTGATCACCGAGCTGGCCATCAACCACACCAGCAGCGACCATCCCTGGTTCCAGCGCGCGCGCCGCTCGCCGGCCGGCAGCCGCGCCCGCGACTACTACGTCTGGAGCGACACGCCCGACAAGTATCGCGGCGTTCGCATCATCTTCGAGGATTTCGAGCACTCCAACTGGTCATGGGACCCGGTGGCGCGCGCCTACTACTGGCACCGCTTCTATTCGCACCAGCCCGACCTCAACTTCGACAGCCCCGACGTGCAGAAGGCGGTGCTGCGCGTGCTCGACTTTTGGATGGAGCTCGGCGTGGACGGCCTGCGCCTGGACGCGATCCCCTACCTGTTCGAACGCGAGGGAACCAACTGCGAGAACCTGCCCGAGACGCATCAGTTCCTGAAGCGGCTGCGCGCGCACGTGGACGCACGCTACCAGGACCGCATGCTGCTGGCGGAGGCCAACATGTGGCCAGACGACGCCGCCGCCTACTTCGGCGACGGCGACGAATGCCACATGAACTTCCACTTCCCGGTCATGCCGCGCCTGTTCATGTCGGTGCAGCTGGAGAGCCGCTACCCCATCGTCGACATCCTCAAGCAGACGCCGCAGATCCCGGAGAACTGTCAGTGGGCGCTGTTCCTGCGCAACCACGACGAGCTGACGCTGGAGATGGTCACCGACGAGGACCGCGACTACATGTACCGGACCTACGCCGAGGACCCGACCATGCGCGTCAACCTCGGCATCCGCCGCCGACTGGCGCCGCTGCTGCGCCTGCGCAGCAAGATCGAGCTGATGTCGAGCCTGCTGATGTCGCTGCCCGGCACGCCGGTCATGTACTACGGCGACGAGCTCGGCCAGGGCGACAACGTCTACCTCGGCGACCGCAACGGCGTGCGAACGCCCATGCAGTGGAGCGCCGACCGCAACGCCGGCTTCTCCCGCGCCAGCTCGCAGCGGCTCTACCTGCCCGTCATCAGCGACGCTGAGTACCACTACGAAGCCGTCAACGTGGATGCGCAGCAGGCCAATCCTGAGTCGCTGCTGTGGTGGACCAAGCGGCTGATCGCGATGCGCAAGCAGCATGCGGTCTTCGGGCGCGGTACCATCGAGTTCCTCGACCCCGACAATCACAAGGTCCTTTGCTTCATCCGCAGCCTCGGTGACGATCAGATGCTGGTGGTGGCCAACCTTTCGCGCCACGCCCAGTACGTCGAGCTCGACCTGTCGCGCTACAAGGGTCAGGTGCCGATCGAGACCATGGGCGGCACCGAGTTCCCGCCCATCGGCGACCTGCCCTACCTGCTCACGCTCGGCGGCTACGGGTTTCTCTGGTTCGAGCTCGAGTCGCCGCACGAAACGGCGGCGGCGCCGAGCATGACCGACCTGCCGCGCGTGGAGGCCAAAAGCGAGGACGCGCTGCTGCAGGGCCGGCTCTCCAAGGCGCTCGACCAGACGCTGCGCAGCCACATCCAGAAGCGGCGCTGGTACCGCAGCAAGACGCGCCGCATGAAATCGCTGCGCATCATCGACCGCCTCCCGCTGCCGTCCACGAACGCTCGCAAGCTGGCACTGGCGGTCGTGCTCATCGAGTACGAGAGCGACCTTCCCGAGCACTACGTCATGCCGCTGGGCCTGGCCGAGGACGGGCACATCGATGCAATGATGGAGCACACGCCCGAGGCGTGCATCGCCCATGTCTGCCTGCCCGCCCGCAACGGCTGGCGCGACTTCCTGCTCTACGACGCCACGGGCAGCGACGAGCTGGCGACCTCGCTACTGCAGATGCTGACCCGCAAGCGCAGCATCTCGGGAGAAGGCGAGCTGACGCTGGAGCTCGAGCGCGACCTGCGCACCCGGCTGGCCCGGGGCACCGAGGGCCTGCACGCATCGTCCGGCTCGCTGGAGCAGTCCAACACCACGCTGTTCTACGGACAGGAGGTGGTGCTGAAGATCTATCGCCAGCTGCAGGGCGGCATGAATCCCGACGCCGAGGTCGGCCGCTTCCTGACGCGCCGGGGATTCGCCAACACGCCGCCGGTGCTGGGGACCATCGAGTACGAAGGCCCCGGGCTGTCGGGCGCCACCGTCGGACTGGTTCAAAAGTACGTCGGCAATCAGGGCAACGCCTGGGACATGACGCTGGAAGCGCTCAGCCGCTCGCTCGAGCATGCATTGTCGCTGCGTCACGCCCAGGCCTCGGTGATGCCGCCGCTCGAATGGCCGCTGGCGCGTGACGAGGCGCCGCCCGAAGCGGTCGGCGACATGATCGGCAGCTACAACGAGATGGCACGCCGCCTCGGACAGCGCACCGCCGAGCTGCACGCGGCGCTGGCTTCGGACCCGGATGATCCCGAATTCGCACCCGAGCCCTTTGCCGGCCACTACCAGCGATCGATTCTGCAGGCGGCGCAGGACCGTCTGGCGCGCTCGCTGCAGCTCCTGAAGAAGAGCATGCCGACGCTGATCGAGAGCGCGCGGCCGCTGGCCGAGCAGGTGCTCGCCAACAGCGACGGCATTGCCAAGGCGCTGGCGCAGACGGCGCGCATCAAGGTCGACACGATGCGCATCCGCATCCACGGCGACCTGCATCTCGGGCAGGTGCTGCACGACGGCCGCGATTTCATCTTCATCGACTTCGAAGGCGAGCCGGCGGTGTCGCTGACGGTGCGGCGCCTGAAGCGCTCGGCGCTCATCGACGTCAGCGGGATGCTGCGATCATTCCACTACGCGGCGACCAAGGCCTACATCGATCCCCACGTCCGGGCCGAGGACCGCCCGCTGCTGCGTCCGTGGATCGACGCGTGGTGCGGGTGGGTCAGCGCGGCGTTTCTCGGCGCGTACATGGAGACCGCGGGTGATGCGCCATTCCTGCCGCCGACGGCCGAGGGGCGCGCCGCGCTCATCCAGCTGCATCTGATCGAGAAGTGCGCGTACGAGCTCGCCTACGAGCTCAACAACCGTCCGGACTGGGTGGCCGTGCCGCTGGTCGGGCTGCTGGAAATCGGGGCGCGCAGCTGA
- a CDS encoding phosphotransferase family protein — protein sequence MRGIDEDKVTAYLAGRCEGMVPPLTFEQIVGGHSNLTYKVTDSAGASWVLRRPPLGAVLATAHDMGREHRIISALANTGVPVPPAVALCQDESVNGAPFYVMKFVEGHVLDTPYAVHHGVPDRAARTRLGAHVIESLAALHMLDPGSVGLGDLGRKEAYLDRQLSRWRGQWEKSKTRELPAMEETYELLVKARPEQKYTGIVHGDYRLGNMLCTAEGRVAAVLDWELCTLGDTMADLGYIMNNWAEENEAGPSQAVSMPTAAGGFPTRAEFLADYSARTGRSVEGIEYYRAFQWWRLAAIVEGVLARYLKGVMGEAGADMSAFRQQVDQMADEALMMIRGMA from the coding sequence ATGCGCGGAATCGACGAAGACAAGGTCACGGCGTATCTGGCCGGGCGCTGCGAGGGCATGGTCCCGCCGCTGACGTTCGAGCAGATCGTCGGCGGGCACTCCAATCTGACCTACAAGGTCACCGATTCTGCCGGCGCGAGCTGGGTGCTGCGGCGCCCGCCGCTCGGCGCGGTGCTGGCGACGGCCCATGACATGGGGCGCGAGCATCGCATCATCTCGGCGCTGGCCAACACCGGCGTGCCGGTGCCGCCGGCGGTGGCGCTGTGTCAGGACGAGAGCGTCAACGGCGCGCCGTTCTACGTGATGAAGTTCGTCGAGGGGCACGTCCTGGACACGCCGTATGCGGTCCATCACGGCGTGCCCGACAGGGCTGCCCGGACCAGGCTCGGCGCGCACGTGATCGAGTCGCTGGCGGCGCTGCACATGCTCGATCCCGGCTCGGTCGGTCTCGGCGACCTCGGCCGCAAGGAAGCCTATCTCGATCGGCAGCTCAGCCGCTGGCGCGGACAGTGGGAGAAGTCGAAGACGCGCGAGCTTCCGGCGATGGAGGAGACCTACGAGCTCCTCGTCAAGGCCAGGCCCGAGCAGAAGTACACCGGCATCGTTCACGGCGACTATCGGCTCGGCAACATGCTCTGCACGGCGGAAGGGCGCGTGGCCGCGGTGCTGGACTGGGAGCTGTGCACGCTCGGCGACACCATGGCCGACCTCGGCTACATCATGAACAACTGGGCGGAAGAGAACGAAGCCGGCCCCAGCCAGGCCGTCTCGATGCCGACGGCTGCCGGCGGGTTTCCGACGCGAGCCGAGTTTCTCGCCGACTACAGCGCTCGCACCGGCCGGTCCGTCGAAGGAATCGAGTACTACCGCGCGTTCCAGTGGTGGCGCCTGGCGGCGATCGTCGAAGGAGTGCTCGCGCGTTACCTCAAAGGCGTGATGGGAGAGGCCGGCGCGGACATGAGCGCGTTTCGCCAGCAGGTCGACCAGATGGCCGACGAAGCCCTGATGATGATTCGCGGGATGGCCTGA